One stretch of Euwallacea similis isolate ESF13 chromosome 6, ESF131.1, whole genome shotgun sequence DNA includes these proteins:
- the LOC136409727 gene encoding oxysterol-binding protein-related protein 2, translating to MERGNKEYRLILPVPMYHSDYNIWAVLKNCIGKELSKITMPVVFNEPLSFLQRMAEYMEYAHLLRIAAQQEDPVSRLKYIIGFAVSALASNWERLGKPFNPLLGETYELEREDFKIVCEQVSHHPPVSAFHAESEDWVFHGSIHPKLKFWGKSVEIQPKGTVTVEFPKLKEAYTWSNVTCCVHNIIMGKMWMEQCGTMEIIGHNTGYKAILTFKQARGSSKNLHRVEGFITDKLKQRLHYTYGKWTEFVKCTDYASYEEYLKETSKSDQKSKSPNDSPSHAPRRMLQKFNSLKVSTFKSQNSTQEPDETDDPEELPKGDSGVSLEIPNSTTIWKVNPRPLQCGDYYQFTTFAMSLNEVETGMEKILCPTDSRLRPDIRKLEQGDIDGAAIEKNRLEEKQRDANKRRKSKNAEQYTPRWFNHELNPHTQQDDWISNGNYWKRQYSQDVDIF from the exons GCTTATTTTACCAGTACCTATGTACCATAGTGACTACAACATCTGggctgttttaaaaaattgcataggAAAAGAATTAAGCAAAATCACGATGCCGGTTGTATTCAATGAACCTCTAAGTTTCCTCCAAAGGATGGCTGAGTACATGGAGTATGCTCACCTTCTAAGAATTGCAGCTCAACAAGAAGATCCAGTGTCAAGGTTAAAATACATAATAG GTTTCGCAGTTAGTGCACTAGCCTCAAACTGGGAGCGATTAGGAAAACCTTTCAATCCTTTGCTAGGAGAAACGTACGAGTTAGAACGTGAGGACTTTAAAATCGTATGCGAACAAGTTAGCCACCATCCTCCAGTTTCGGCTTTCCATGCGGAAAGTGAAGACTGGGTCTTCCATGGATCTATACACCccaagttaaaattttggggGAAAAGTGTGGAGATACAACCCAAGGGCACTGTTACGGTGGAATTtccaaa attaaaagaAGCCTACACATGGAGCAACGTCACTTGTTGCGTACACAATATAATCATGGGCAAAATGTGGATGGAACAGTGTGGTACCATGGAAATAATAGGGCATAATACCGGGTATAAGGCCATCCTTACTTTCAAGCAAGCGCGTGGAAGTTCCAAGAATTTGCACAGAGTCGAGGGATTCATTACTGATAAGTT AAAGCAAAGGTTGCATTACACTTACGGCAAATGGACTGAATTCGTTAAATGCACCGATTACGCATCGTATGAAGAATATCTTAAGGAAACCTCAAAGAGTGATCAAAAGAGCAAGAGTCCGAATGATTCTCCATCACATGCTCCGAGAAGGATGTTGCAGAAGTTTAACAGCTTGAAAGTTTCAACTTTTAAATCTCAAAACTCGACTCAAGAG CCTGACGAAACCGACGACCCCGAAGAACTTCCTAAAGGAGACTCAGGAGTTTCACTTGAAATTCCTAACTCCACAACCATTTGGAAAGTTAATCCTAGGCCTCTACAGTGCGGCGAT taCTACCAGtttacaacattcgcgatgTCGTTAAATGAAGTAGAGACAGGGATGGAGAAGATCCTATGTCCTACGGATTCAAGGCTAAGACCTGACATACGGAAGTTGGAGCAGGGCGATATTGATGGGGCAGCAATTGAGAAAAATAGATTGGAAGAAAAGCAACGGGATGCCAATAAACGAAGGAAGAGTAAGAATGCTGAACAGTATACACCCAG GTGGTTTAATCATGAGCTTAATCCTCACACACAGCAAGATGATTGGATTTCAAACGGCAATTACTGGAAACGTCAATATTCACAGGACGTTGATATTTTCTAG